One segment of Rhodopirellula baltica SH 1 DNA contains the following:
- the xylB gene encoding xylulokinase codes for MAHYLGIDIGTSGTKTLLIDETGHVVAEANAEYPMEQPKPGWTQQDPEHWWAATKKTVKAMMKKSGVDKADVKAIGLSGQMHGSVFLDRDDNVIRPALLWNDQRTADQCDQITSAAGSREKLIGMVANPALTGFQAPKVLWLRDNEKRNFDKLAKVLLPKDDIRRRLTGDYVTEVSDASGTLFLDVKKRDWSKELLGKLDLSTDLLPRVVESEDVTGTLTKEAAKVLGLTTQCKVVGGAGDCAAGAIGNGIVKSGLLSTSIGTSGVMFVHSDEPNVDASGRLHTFCHAVRGKWHMMGVNLTSGGSLQWWVDQVVQGLAGVPAAKRFEAATAEAEKAIAGSGGMLFLPYLNGERTPHADPNARGAFVGMNLTHDRAAMTRAVMEGITFALRDSLEIIESLGVPVRQIRASGGGSKNVFWRQMQADVFGKKITTLKVEQGPAFGVALLAAVGDGAYKHIAQACQATIEVAAETKADRSAKLTYNKLFPVYRSLYGSLKDDMHQLAELQSTN; via the coding sequence ATGGCTCATTATCTCGGCATCGACATTGGCACCAGCGGCACGAAGACCCTGCTGATCGACGAAACCGGCCATGTGGTTGCCGAGGCGAATGCTGAATATCCCATGGAACAACCCAAACCGGGTTGGACCCAACAGGACCCTGAGCACTGGTGGGCAGCGACGAAAAAGACCGTTAAAGCGATGATGAAAAAGTCGGGGGTCGACAAGGCCGACGTGAAAGCGATTGGCTTGTCGGGACAAATGCACGGGTCGGTTTTCCTGGACCGCGATGACAATGTGATTCGTCCGGCATTGTTGTGGAATGATCAACGCACGGCAGATCAGTGTGATCAAATCACGTCCGCCGCTGGGTCGCGTGAAAAGCTGATCGGCATGGTCGCCAACCCGGCCCTGACCGGATTCCAGGCACCAAAAGTGCTTTGGTTGCGAGACAACGAGAAGCGTAACTTCGACAAACTCGCGAAAGTGTTGTTGCCTAAGGACGACATCCGCCGGCGACTGACAGGCGATTATGTCACTGAAGTCAGCGATGCCAGCGGCACGTTGTTTTTGGACGTGAAGAAACGCGATTGGTCGAAGGAGTTGCTCGGCAAGCTCGATTTGTCGACTGACCTCTTGCCTCGTGTGGTCGAGTCCGAAGACGTCACCGGCACGCTGACCAAGGAAGCCGCGAAGGTTCTCGGGCTGACGACGCAGTGCAAGGTTGTCGGGGGTGCGGGCGATTGTGCCGCTGGCGCGATCGGCAACGGCATCGTAAAATCAGGTTTGCTGAGCACGTCGATCGGAACCAGCGGTGTGATGTTCGTTCACAGTGACGAACCCAACGTTGATGCCTCCGGGCGACTCCACACGTTCTGTCACGCCGTCCGCGGAAAGTGGCACATGATGGGTGTGAACTTGACCAGCGGTGGTTCGCTGCAATGGTGGGTAGATCAAGTCGTGCAAGGTTTGGCGGGCGTTCCCGCAGCGAAGCGGTTCGAAGCCGCCACGGCGGAAGCCGAAAAGGCAATCGCCGGCAGTGGCGGGATGCTGTTTTTGCCCTACTTGAACGGTGAACGAACACCACACGCGGATCCAAACGCTCGCGGTGCGTTCGTTGGTATGAATCTCACCCATGATCGAGCGGCAATGACTCGAGCGGTGATGGAAGGCATCACATTTGCACTGCGTGACAGCCTCGAAATCATCGAGTCGCTCGGTGTTCCTGTTCGCCAAATCCGCGCCAGCGGTGGCGGCAGCAAGAACGTTTTTTGGCGTCAGATGCAAGCCGATGTGTTCGGCAAAAAGATCACGACCTTGAAGGTCGAGCAGGGACCAGCCTTCGGTGTCGCCTTGCTCGCCGCAGTCGGCGATGGTGCTTACAAGCACATCGCACAGGCGTGCCAAGCGACCATCGAAGTGGCTGCCGAAACCAAAGCGGATCGTTCCGCGAAACTCACTTACAACAAGCTCTTTCCTGTCTACCGATCTCTGTACGGCAGTTTGAAAGACGACATGCACCAACTGGCTGAATTGCAATCAACAAATTGA
- a CDS encoding DASH family cryptochrome — protein sequence MANALVWFRNDLRTIDHEPFLRASTADRCFAVHCIDPRQFETTELGFQRTGPFRARFLIENLTDLRSRLRSLGGELIVRVGRPETVLQHLLPSLAIDAVHFHHEPRTEEADTAESVQQLCDQHGIATHVAYGDTLIHPDELPFEIADTPELFTDFRKEIEKQCEARSPLEEPIRIHGTLPEEVNAGDIPTLESLGLSTPPLDDRCLNQFTGGQNAAQQRMEEYIWNEDRLRVYKETRNGMLHPNDSSKFSPWLAQGCLSPRMIADHVRRYEEERVKNKSTYWMIFELLWRDYFRWISRKHGATLFRAGGLRGVNVDWKSDRELFRRWQDGTTGYPLVDANMRELRTTGYMSNRGRQNVASFLTKNLGIDWRWGARWFESQLVDYDVASNYGNWNYAAGVGNDARGFRFFNITKQSRDYDSQGEYAKHWLPELRDLDVTEIHEPWKMSPERQQEVGATLGKEYPHPIVDLFDSAKENETIYMRAKAASH from the coding sequence ATGGCGAACGCACTGGTTTGGTTTCGAAACGACCTTCGAACCATTGACCACGAACCTTTCCTCCGCGCCTCGACTGCCGACCGTTGCTTTGCTGTTCACTGCATCGACCCGCGGCAGTTTGAAACAACCGAACTGGGATTCCAACGCACCGGACCATTCCGTGCCCGATTTCTGATCGAAAACCTTACGGACCTTCGTTCGCGGTTGCGTTCGCTCGGCGGGGAATTGATCGTGCGAGTCGGCCGTCCCGAAACGGTCTTGCAGCATCTTCTGCCTTCACTGGCAATCGACGCGGTTCATTTTCATCATGAACCCAGAACCGAAGAAGCCGACACGGCCGAGTCCGTCCAGCAACTTTGCGACCAGCATGGCATCGCGACTCACGTTGCCTATGGCGACACCCTGATCCATCCCGATGAATTGCCATTTGAGATTGCGGACACCCCCGAGCTTTTCACCGACTTTCGCAAGGAAATTGAAAAACAGTGTGAGGCTCGATCACCGCTCGAAGAACCAATTCGAATCCACGGTACGTTGCCGGAGGAAGTGAACGCCGGGGACATTCCAACGCTGGAATCACTTGGGCTATCGACACCGCCACTGGATGATCGTTGTCTGAATCAATTCACCGGTGGTCAAAACGCGGCGCAGCAACGGATGGAGGAATACATCTGGAATGAAGACCGCTTGCGAGTCTACAAAGAAACTCGCAATGGGATGCTGCATCCAAACGACTCCTCGAAGTTCTCACCTTGGCTCGCTCAAGGTTGCCTTTCACCGCGAATGATTGCAGATCACGTTCGTCGGTACGAAGAAGAACGCGTCAAAAACAAATCCACCTATTGGATGATCTTCGAGCTTCTTTGGCGTGATTACTTTCGTTGGATCTCTCGCAAACACGGCGCAACACTTTTTCGCGCCGGCGGTCTACGCGGGGTGAATGTCGATTGGAAATCTGATCGAGAATTGTTTCGCCGTTGGCAAGACGGAACGACCGGCTACCCGCTGGTCGACGCGAACATGCGAGAGCTGAGAACGACCGGATACATGTCCAATCGTGGCCGGCAAAACGTCGCCAGTTTTCTGACGAAGAACCTTGGGATTGATTGGCGGTGGGGTGCTCGTTGGTTTGAATCTCAACTGGTCGACTACGACGTCGCCAGCAACTACGGCAATTGGAACTATGCCGCGGGTGTTGGCAATGACGCACGCGGATTTCGATTCTTCAACATCACCAAGCAGTCCCGAGACTATGACAGCCAAGGCGAATACGCCAAACATTGGCTGCCCGAACTTCGCGACCTCGACGTGACCGAGATTCACGAACCGTGGAAGATGTCACCGGAGCGCCAACAGGAAGTCGGAGCCACGCTCGGAAAGGAGTACCCGCATCCGATCGTCGACCTGTTTGACTCCGCGAAGGAAAACGAAACCATCTACATGCGAGCCAAAGCCGCCAGCCACTGA
- a CDS encoding aldo/keto reductase produces the protein MKQVSLGHDGFPVSRLGFGGWALGGQWGAQDDEASLAALQHAIEHGITFIDTAPGYGDGRSEQVIGQFLKQLPASIREKIHVATKTPPSEGPWPPSPYCRWQDRYGAAYIRANVEERLRNLGVECLDLLQLHSWTSAWNDDPQPLLVLQKLRQEGKINRIGLCTPEQDQNCVIQLMRDGLVDVVQVVFNIFEQEPAAQLLPVAEETGTGVIVRVSLDEGALTGKYSADHQFPEDDFRSGYFAGDRMQRTTKRVDAIGDDLKEFGLDEHYSLAATAIQFAMSPTAVQTVIVGMRNVEQVALNVATEALPALPEEFLRRLQLHQWRRGVWYSGK, from the coding sequence ATGAAACAAGTCTCCCTTGGTCATGATGGTTTTCCCGTTTCGAGACTCGGATTCGGGGGGTGGGCTCTTGGTGGACAATGGGGCGCTCAAGACGACGAGGCTTCTCTCGCTGCACTGCAGCATGCCATCGAACATGGGATCACATTCATTGATACGGCGCCGGGTTATGGGGACGGTCGCAGTGAACAAGTCATCGGTCAGTTTCTGAAACAGCTGCCCGCCTCGATCCGCGAAAAGATTCACGTGGCGACCAAAACGCCACCTTCGGAAGGCCCTTGGCCACCCAGCCCATATTGCCGTTGGCAGGACCGTTACGGTGCGGCCTACATCCGTGCTAACGTCGAAGAGCGTTTGCGAAACCTCGGTGTCGAATGCCTCGATCTGTTGCAGCTGCACTCATGGACATCGGCTTGGAACGACGATCCGCAGCCATTGCTCGTGCTGCAAAAGCTTCGTCAGGAAGGCAAAATCAATCGCATTGGTTTGTGCACCCCCGAGCAAGATCAGAACTGCGTGATTCAGTTGATGCGAGATGGATTGGTCGACGTGGTTCAGGTCGTGTTCAATATCTTTGAACAAGAGCCCGCGGCCCAGTTGTTGCCGGTTGCGGAAGAAACGGGCACTGGTGTCATTGTTCGCGTTTCATTGGACGAAGGTGCTCTGACCGGCAAGTACTCAGCCGACCACCAGTTTCCGGAAGACGACTTTCGATCCGGTTACTTCGCGGGCGATCGCATGCAACGGACAACAAAACGAGTCGATGCCATTGGTGATGATTTGAAAGAGTTCGGATTGGACGAGCATTATTCACTGGCCGCTACCGCAATTCAGTTTGCCATGTCGCCCACCGCGGTTCAAACCGTGATCGTCGGCATGCGAAATGTCGAACAGGTCGCATTGAACGTGGCGACGGAAGCCTTGCCGGCATTGCCTGAGGAATTCCTTCGTCGTTTGCAATTGCATCAATGGCGTCGCGGCGTTTGGTACAGCGGCAAGTGA
- the proB gene encoding glutamate 5-kinase: MNESSEANDLAIRRQIIDETKCVVVKVGTRVLTTSDGKLDLERVDRLAEQLCRIADTGRQTIMVSSGAVGAGVAKLGLPQRPTDLKSLQAIAAIGQADLIGAYEKSLQKRGRHAAQVLLTRNDLRRRSGYLHVRNALNGIDELGAIAVVNENDSVAVSELKTTFGDNDRLAAQVAGLFNDVMLILLTDVSALYDGHPDEKDSQPIHMVHDVDDGVMALVDDQVSTVSKGGMGGKLRASKLANSHGHPTIIGSGTEEFVLDRIFAGDAVGTLFVPPKRSLKGRRRWIGSSANVAGTLFLDQGAVDAIQKHGRSLLAIGIQRVEGTFAHGNVVRLVGPNGEEFGRGLSNYRSHEVARIAGKPSEQIEWILGHRPYENVIHRNNLVLRIVPE, encoded by the coding sequence TTGAACGAATCTTCAGAAGCAAACGATCTCGCCATTCGGCGTCAGATCATCGACGAAACCAAATGCGTGGTGGTCAAGGTCGGCACGCGAGTTCTCACGACATCGGACGGCAAACTCGATCTCGAACGTGTGGATCGACTGGCGGAACAGCTTTGCCGCATCGCCGACACCGGACGTCAAACCATCATGGTCAGTAGCGGTGCCGTTGGTGCCGGCGTTGCCAAACTGGGTTTGCCGCAGCGTCCCACCGACCTGAAATCTTTGCAGGCGATTGCCGCGATCGGACAAGCCGATTTGATCGGCGCGTACGAAAAGTCGTTGCAGAAGCGAGGTCGACATGCCGCTCAGGTTTTGCTGACCCGAAATGACCTTCGTCGTCGCAGCGGTTACTTACACGTGCGAAACGCGCTCAACGGAATCGATGAGTTGGGAGCGATCGCGGTCGTCAACGAAAACGACTCGGTCGCCGTTTCGGAACTGAAGACGACCTTCGGCGACAACGATCGTTTGGCCGCGCAAGTCGCGGGGCTATTCAACGACGTGATGCTGATTTTGCTGACGGATGTTTCCGCACTGTACGACGGTCACCCCGACGAAAAAGACAGCCAGCCGATCCACATGGTTCACGATGTGGACGATGGTGTGATGGCGTTGGTTGACGATCAAGTTTCGACCGTCAGTAAAGGTGGCATGGGCGGAAAGCTTCGAGCTTCCAAGCTGGCCAACTCGCACGGGCATCCCACCATCATTGGATCAGGTACCGAGGAATTTGTTCTCGACCGAATTTTCGCGGGTGACGCCGTCGGAACACTGTTTGTGCCTCCGAAGCGTTCGCTCAAAGGACGTCGACGTTGGATTGGCAGTTCCGCCAATGTCGCCGGGACGTTGTTCCTCGACCAAGGCGCAGTCGATGCCATCCAAAAGCACGGCCGAAGCCTGTTGGCGATTGGAATCCAGCGTGTGGAAGGGACGTTTGCCCACGGGAACGTGGTCCGCTTGGTCGGTCCCAACGGCGAAGAGTTCGGGCGTGGACTATCGAACTATCGCAGCCACGAAGTGGCCCGAATCGCTGGTAAACCCAGCGAGCAAATCGAATGGATCCTCGGGCATCGCCCTTACGAGAACGTCATCCACCGCAACAACTTGGTGTTGCGTATTGTTCCCGAGTGA
- a CDS encoding CPXCG motif-containing cysteine-rich protein, with amino-acid sequence MNHHDSDDLDDASQTRRDKRIGEESPSDLVPEWQRLLNDDPLPQDDNWDSPDPTATDAALDGTYVCDNCGEEIVIPLDIAAGRDQQYVEDCPVCCSPSVIHVHFDDSDHADVWAEAEQDRY; translated from the coding sequence ATGAACCACCACGACTCGGATGATCTCGACGATGCGAGCCAAACGCGACGCGACAAACGGATCGGCGAGGAATCACCCAGCGATCTGGTACCGGAGTGGCAGCGGTTGCTCAACGACGACCCGTTGCCGCAGGATGACAACTGGGACTCGCCCGACCCCACCGCCACGGACGCGGCACTGGATGGCACTTATGTCTGCGACAATTGTGGGGAGGAGATCGTGATTCCGCTCGACATCGCCGCTGGACGCGACCAACAGTATGTCGAAGATTGTCCGGTCTGTTGTAGCCCCAGCGTGATTCATGTCCATTTTGACGATTCCGATCACGCCGACGTGTGGGCGGAAGCCGAACAAGATCGCTATTGA
- a CDS encoding ABC transporter substrate-binding protein codes for MSAKTRLAKIESADRDASPTTSFAAGGPNRGGDNLPSNQAHEPECAQPSVWRRRQWLAWTSAAGVAVLAGCRETSVSDKSESTPAVRTDVPLRVVWTGTDADADTLRRTWQSISEQPLKITVIPPPSDSNTGESSEPSGDKPSIWAAAAKADVIAYPLSQLGEMVSRDLVMPPLKADTGSNDDTDFSANKVDPPAVRVATTYGRELQAKCLGGSLPAMLVGEKATSKVSSSSTITWQAFEQLASEFPGQVAEPTAEGWAGVSYLWRLASVLTATWLFDRNTLEPLLTQPEYVDVLRQMVATAEHGPESPMTPGEVFRNVGSGKLVAGIGFPQNKTERTDADDEAAATSNVQVAAFPIVESDVVDADGVKLERTGRVVFAPQTIVGSLAASCRQTAAANQFLKWLAGGEGSEPLYRSIPGLQHPTSSSSIDDAAGGNYQPWLRSAWQNPNVMPPLNLVGGDRYLATLDTEVRKCLTGGQTPEDACAAISKSWSELHKEYGVTKQKRSWQRALGLL; via the coding sequence ATGTCTGCGAAAACTCGCCTCGCGAAGATTGAATCTGCCGATCGGGATGCGTCCCCAACCACCTCGTTCGCCGCGGGCGGTCCGAACCGGGGTGGCGACAATTTGCCTTCCAACCAAGCTCACGAGCCTGAATGCGCCCAGCCTTCTGTGTGGCGACGACGGCAGTGGTTGGCTTGGACGTCGGCCGCCGGAGTCGCCGTGTTGGCCGGTTGCCGCGAAACTTCCGTGAGCGACAAATCCGAATCGACTCCCGCCGTTCGCACCGACGTTCCGCTGCGTGTGGTTTGGACAGGAACCGATGCCGACGCCGACACACTGCGCCGAACGTGGCAATCGATCAGTGAGCAACCGCTGAAGATCACCGTCATCCCACCGCCAAGCGATTCGAATACCGGCGAATCGTCAGAACCATCGGGCGACAAACCGTCGATCTGGGCCGCCGCGGCGAAGGCGGATGTGATCGCCTATCCACTCAGCCAGCTCGGCGAAATGGTGTCGCGTGACCTCGTCATGCCACCGCTGAAAGCCGACACCGGCTCAAACGACGACACCGATTTCAGCGCAAACAAAGTGGATCCGCCCGCGGTCCGCGTGGCGACGACATACGGGCGAGAATTACAAGCCAAGTGCTTGGGTGGATCATTGCCCGCGATGCTGGTCGGCGAAAAAGCAACGAGCAAGGTATCGTCTTCATCGACCATCACTTGGCAAGCATTCGAGCAACTCGCCTCGGAATTCCCCGGTCAGGTCGCAGAGCCCACTGCGGAAGGCTGGGCCGGTGTTTCTTACTTGTGGCGGTTGGCGTCGGTCCTAACTGCCACTTGGTTGTTCGATCGCAACACGCTGGAACCGTTGCTGACGCAACCGGAATACGTCGATGTGCTGCGTCAAATGGTAGCCACCGCCGAACATGGCCCTGAGTCACCGATGACTCCCGGTGAAGTCTTCCGCAATGTCGGCTCCGGCAAACTGGTCGCTGGCATCGGGTTTCCACAAAACAAAACCGAACGGACCGACGCGGACGACGAAGCCGCTGCGACCAGCAATGTTCAAGTCGCCGCGTTCCCGATCGTCGAGTCCGACGTGGTCGATGCCGACGGGGTGAAGCTGGAACGAACCGGACGCGTCGTGTTTGCACCGCAAACCATCGTTGGATCTCTCGCCGCATCCTGCCGACAAACCGCGGCGGCCAATCAATTTTTGAAATGGCTGGCGGGAGGCGAAGGCAGCGAACCGTTGTACCGCTCGATTCCTGGATTACAGCATCCGACGTCCAGCTCATCCATCGATGACGCAGCCGGTGGGAACTATCAGCCATGGCTTCGATCGGCTTGGCAAAACCCAAACGTGATGCCGCCACTCAACCTGGTCGGCGGCGATCGATACCTCGCGACCTTGGACACCGAAGTACGCAAATGCTTGACAGGCGGCCAAACTCCTGAGGACGCTTGCGCCGCGATTTCCAAATCCTGGTCCGAACTGCACAAAGAGTACGGCGTGACCAAACAAAAGCGTTCATGGCAGCGGGCCCTCGGACTTCTTTGA
- a CDS encoding leucine-rich repeat domain-containing protein, with the protein MNFTQVRLAQSLLVGSLFIGTLGCGVSSTKTIPLPPAEQSAADDLAEANLATAWDDIAGAKTKLRGDDVVVVDLREVAESDLDGAVKLLSNTSTVSELFMPAAAWSDGTVLRLAALPNLKRLRVYGKAFDDAKAKSISGLPALVAVTFQDTSVTDDGASVLAELNELQDVSLMKSPVTDKTLTSISTLPKLTKLNLRGTKITGEAFEPISKLPLESLELAETDFGPEGMPAIANIEGLEKINLWLTKIDNESLKAFEGKTSLTVLNVDNCPAITEEAIPVIVSLPHLKLLHLGKTSVSPDALPQLKPLQELETLFVTNLGLEEEPAKELEAMFPNLKRFEY; encoded by the coding sequence ATGAATTTCACACAAGTTCGGCTCGCACAAAGCTTGCTGGTCGGCAGCCTGTTCATTGGAACGCTCGGTTGCGGAGTCAGCAGCACCAAAACCATTCCGCTTCCACCTGCCGAGCAATCCGCTGCGGATGATTTGGCGGAAGCAAACTTGGCGACGGCCTGGGATGATATCGCGGGTGCCAAGACGAAGTTGCGAGGCGACGACGTCGTGGTCGTTGATCTTCGGGAAGTTGCCGAGTCGGATTTGGACGGCGCGGTGAAGCTGCTTTCCAATACCAGCACGGTCAGCGAGTTGTTTATGCCCGCTGCGGCATGGTCCGACGGAACGGTTTTGCGATTAGCCGCCTTGCCTAATCTGAAACGTTTGCGAGTTTATGGCAAGGCGTTCGATGACGCGAAAGCGAAATCGATTTCCGGTTTGCCAGCCTTGGTCGCGGTCACGTTCCAGGACACTTCGGTCACCGACGATGGTGCAAGTGTGCTTGCTGAGTTGAACGAGTTACAAGATGTCTCGTTGATGAAATCACCGGTGACGGACAAAACGCTCACATCCATTTCGACGTTGCCCAAATTGACGAAACTCAATCTGCGTGGCACCAAGATCACGGGCGAGGCATTTGAGCCAATATCAAAGTTGCCGCTCGAAAGTCTGGAGTTGGCAGAAACTGATTTTGGTCCCGAAGGCATGCCCGCAATCGCGAACATCGAGGGGTTGGAGAAAATCAATCTTTGGCTCACCAAGATCGACAATGAGTCGCTTAAAGCATTCGAAGGGAAGACATCGCTCACTGTTTTGAACGTCGACAACTGCCCCGCCATCACTGAAGAAGCGATCCCGGTGATTGTCTCGCTGCCTCATTTAAAGTTGCTGCACTTGGGCAAGACAAGCGTTTCACCCGACGCTCTGCCTCAACTGAAACCACTGCAAGAATTGGAAACGTTGTTCGTTACCAATCTCGGTTTGGAAGAGGAGCCTGCTAAAGAACTCGAAGCAATGTTTCCAAATCTCAAGCGTTTTGAGTATTGA
- a CDS encoding 2-phosphosulfolactate phosphatase, translating to MKIETWLTPNAAGQSERAPASVAVVIDVLRATTVATTALSAGAKSITTCGEIEEAFAMKTAADPENKPLLCGERGCQPIVGFDYGNSPGEYSPAGIGDRDLVLTTTNGTAAIQAAQECEQMWLACFANLSAVIDRLVKWHAANPNEASFARIVCAGTNGCVTTEDVLLAGAIIAMCHQRLADSPRFYDGPIELLNDSGAIALSAWQHCITHDGVNSSETLAERLKLTQGGKNLIAANYAGDLVDCGSIDVFELVPTRDQRSPARFVAG from the coding sequence ATGAAAATCGAAACCTGGCTAACGCCCAATGCCGCTGGTCAATCCGAACGAGCCCCCGCTTCGGTCGCCGTGGTCATCGATGTTTTGCGGGCGACCACCGTTGCAACGACCGCGTTGTCCGCTGGAGCCAAATCGATCACGACCTGCGGCGAGATTGAAGAGGCTTTCGCGATGAAAACCGCTGCGGATCCAGAAAACAAGCCATTGCTGTGTGGCGAACGGGGCTGCCAACCGATCGTGGGATTCGACTACGGAAATTCCCCAGGCGAGTATTCTCCCGCCGGTATCGGTGACCGCGATTTGGTGCTGACAACGACCAACGGAACCGCCGCGATTCAGGCTGCCCAAGAATGCGAACAGATGTGGCTGGCCTGCTTTGCGAACTTGTCCGCCGTCATTGATCGATTGGTGAAATGGCATGCGGCCAACCCCAACGAAGCAAGTTTCGCCAGGATTGTCTGTGCGGGGACAAACGGATGTGTGACCACGGAAGACGTGCTTTTGGCCGGGGCAATCATTGCGATGTGCCACCAACGACTGGCAGATTCGCCGCGTTTTTACGACGGTCCCATCGAGCTTTTGAACGATTCGGGCGCGATCGCACTCTCAGCATGGCAGCACTGCATCACGCACGATGGCGTGAACAGTTCCGAAACGCTGGCCGAACGGTTGAAACTGACCCAAGGTGGCAAAAACCTGATTGCCGCCAACTACGCCGGTGATTTGGTCGATTGCGGAAGCATTGACGTCTTTGAACTGGTTCCAACCAGGGACCAACGCTCCCCCGCCCGGTTCGTGGCAGGCTGA
- a CDS encoding glycosyltransferase family 2 protein: MRNLSNIPRLSIVVPHGGDGAAFESSLASVLQHRPDGCEVIVPHDGTYDDPFDLGDEVRFVDSGSTSVLRQISEAAELAMGRFVHVVADGHVATENWTDAALAQFEGHETGVVVPVVRDSETQRIEHAGWRTTASSACGPIGFGEKQVARKAAARVEGAFLAASFWRRDLLRSLSISYRGTDTIEASLTYGHLTTQAGWRCVVAEDSVMSVDFETEVLDYDLRIHQNHRRLQALSDHLRSGGSAGWGRGVQRLLTTTLAGGMRPSSLVSGLRRMTAPLAGNAISRSVQTAGVLSVDDNPETLPMTSVHREPLRRAA; this comes from the coding sequence GTGCGAAATTTGTCTAACATCCCGCGTTTGTCGATCGTCGTCCCTCATGGTGGTGATGGCGCGGCTTTCGAATCCTCGCTCGCAAGCGTATTGCAGCATCGCCCAGATGGGTGCGAGGTGATTGTGCCTCATGACGGGACCTATGACGACCCGTTTGATTTGGGCGACGAAGTTCGTTTTGTCGACAGTGGTTCGACCAGCGTCCTGCGCCAGATTTCCGAAGCCGCTGAATTGGCGATGGGCCGATTTGTTCACGTCGTCGCGGATGGCCACGTTGCGACGGAAAACTGGACCGACGCAGCTCTCGCACAATTCGAAGGCCACGAAACCGGTGTGGTCGTGCCCGTGGTCCGTGACTCGGAAACGCAACGCATCGAGCACGCTGGATGGCGAACCACCGCCTCATCCGCCTGCGGCCCAATCGGATTTGGCGAAAAACAAGTCGCTCGCAAAGCCGCTGCTCGCGTCGAAGGTGCCTTCCTGGCTGCATCGTTCTGGCGTCGTGATTTGCTTCGCAGCTTGTCGATCAGCTATCGCGGCACCGATACGATCGAAGCATCGCTCACTTATGGTCACTTGACCACGCAAGCCGGCTGGCGATGCGTCGTTGCCGAAGACAGCGTGATGAGTGTCGACTTCGAAACCGAAGTGCTCGACTACGACCTTCGCATCCACCAAAACCACCGCCGACTGCAAGCCCTCTCGGATCACCTCCGGAGTGGTGGATCAGCTGGATGGGGTCGCGGAGTGCAGCGTTTGCTCACAACCACACTGGCAGGCGGTATGCGTCCATCCAGTTTGGTCTCGGGCCTTCGACGCATGACCGCTCCGCTGGCCGGAAACGCAATTTCACGTTCCGTGCAAACGGCTGGCGTCCTGTCGGTGGACGACAATCCTGAAACGCTGCCGATGACCTCAGTGCATCGCGAACCGCTTCGGCGTGCGGCTTAA